A genomic window from Osmia bicornis bicornis chromosome 4, iOsmBic2.1, whole genome shotgun sequence includes:
- the LOC114875294 gene encoding uncharacterized protein LOC114875294 — MSERKVDAEIVQKQCINDTSLIDEAEIIDVSAFDFDDTSGWLYIPTRYQTESTVQDLYTWLKSEPELNLSANRKSVDTRTFTRSKKRSTRTCFESIFETLSSPVANIWKTSNFSNVEEDLNKYSDLPTANKDEAVPPMLKMTPTTNVSLLNDEAVATSGQESMEVFLNMSHSKGIDSFINLMEPGLSDPLMNVSQPSIFYSSITSLPRDDSLHNADCGREEEFSNSIHMYNKEIDKHKDAKSSNMNETFSKDNESYCLSPTDKTFTNGSAVMNKVELNQTYDTEAVSAEIVELNSDKDKSSTSSLSSTLVNKDDGNAKFLQPRGTEKKDSSSLNTTYQSNAQKVGNPLALDSTYSPIKVENVPADVTSTFRSDTKRDKGQPFSLETNASCSTSKNAIESSAGLANSTFSLDNDVLDSPFKLPPGYQSTPISMDTLNSTYKASNKQLESCRVYNTTWSSNFKAPTSLRKELLAEIHRSGDHRLDCTYNHTSKEHQSKNSKTAIVEEIPSQNVKSDIPIENKYNTYKKESSSVDKIKPQTEVNETKTCVHKLQEKKYYTFTKKNSAHGGKTDLENAESLENMDSTFVKPLPKLQKQKQHIPRMLSKLPQFLQKSNPNLVSNSLKTVNMTGYTNASTFGYMKGSQPNIVRDVEKSLTNKLYSLGKMKSGSEQRLLELNSGVGELQLLGAGGSTESIESTQSAHSAPDLDDRLSTCSDSSHNSCTTQPMNIEQLQQIVRMQEESLRQDTRPQLKRVLENTWIDMKTDLHSAIVKNGVDGCEGDDSPLSIDFTFKTSSPILSPTRSSQSINTDGQSTETVVKQQNDTEVVKKVEAFNKPMMKVENKTRLRQPTNWNSGNRPPNVMSAIPRPPSRIPAPRFARPIVKNIQGDIKRGYM, encoded by the exons ATGTCAGAACGAAAAGTGGATGCAGAAATTGTGCAGAAGCAGTGTATAAACGATACAAGCCTCATTGATGAAGCTGAAATTATTGATGTATCTGCTTTTGACTTTGATGACACTAGTGGCTG GTTGTATATACCAACTCGATATCAAACAGAATCCACAGTTCAGGATTTGTATACCTGGTTAAAAAGTGAACCAGAATTAAACTTATCAG CTAATAGGAAGTCTGTGGATACAAGAACTTTTACAAGATCTAAGAAACGGTCTACTAGAACTTGTTTTGAAtctatttttgaaactttatcTTCACCTGTAGCAAATATATGGAAaacttcaaatttttcaaatgtagAAGAAGAT ttaaataaatattcagaCCTACCTACTGCCAACAAAGATGAAGCTGTGCCTCCTATGCTAAAAATGACACCTACAACAAATGTTAGCCTTCTTAATGATGAAGCAGTAGCAACATCAGGCCAAGAAAGTATGGAAGTGTTTTTAAATATGTCTCATTCGAAAGGAATtgattcatttattaatttaatggAACCTGGACTTAGTGATCCACTGATGAACGTTTCTCAACCCTCTATTTTTTATTCGTCTATCACCTCATTGCCTAGAGATGATTCCTTACATAATGCAGATTGTGGTAgagaagaagaattttcaaattcaattcaTATGTATAACAAGGAGATTGACAAACACAAAGATGCTAAAAGTTCAAATatgaatgaaactttttctaAAGATAATGAAAGCTACTGCCTAAGTCCAACAGACAAAACGTTTACAAATGGATCTGCTGTAATGAACAAAGTGGAATTGAATCAAACATATGATACAGAAGCAGTTTCTGCTGAAATTGTAGAACTAAATTCAGATAAAGATAAATCCAGTACAAGTAGTTTGTCTTCCACACTTGTAAATAAAGATGATGGAAATGCAAAATTCTTACAACCAAGAGGTACTGAAAAGAAAGATTCGTCTAGTTTGAATACTACATATCAATCAAATGCTCAGAAAGTTGGTAATCCACTTGCTTTAGATAGCACATATTCTCCAATAAAAGTTGAAAACGTACCTGCAGACGTGACTTCAACTTTTAGAAGTGATACAAAAAGAGATAAAGGTCAACCATTTAGCTTAGAAACAAATGCATCTTGCAGTACTTCTAAAAATGCAATAGAATCTTCCGCGGGTTTGGCGAATTCTACCTTTTCATTGGACAATGATGTTTTGGACTCTCCATTCAAATTGCCTCCTGGCTATCAATCAACCCCTATAAGTATGGATACATTAAATTCAACATATAAAGCAAGTAACAAACAATTAGAATCATGTCGAGTATATAATACAACTTGGAGTTCAAATTTTAAAGCACCTACATCATTGAGGAAAGAGTTGTTAGCTGAAATACACAGAAGTGGAGATCATAGGCTTGATTGTACATATAATCACACAAGTAAAGAACACCAAAGTAAAAATTCTAAAACAGCAATTGTTGAGGAGATTCCTAGCCAAAATGTTAAAAGTGATATTCCAATAGAGAATAAATATAACACATATAAAAAGGAATCATCATCAGTAGATAAAATTAAACCTCAAACTGAAGTAAACGAGACAAAGACATGTGTTCACAAATTGCAGGAGAAGAAGTATTACACttttacaaagaaaaataGTGCTCATGGTGGAAAGACCGATTTGGAAAACGCTGAATCGTTGGAAAATATGGATTCTACGTTTGTGAAACCACTTCCAAAGTTACAGAAACAAAAGCAGCATATCCCGCGAATGCTTTCGAAATTACCGCAGTTCCTTCAAAAATCTAATCCCAATCTTGTATCTAATTCTTTGAAAACCGTTAATATGACGGGATATACAAATGCATCCACTTTCGGATACATGAAAGGTTCACAGCCAAATATTGTAAGAGACGTTGAAAAGAGTCtaacaaataaattatattctctgggaaaaatgaaaagtggTTCTGAGCAACGACTGTTGGAATTGAATTCTGGTGTGGGAGAACTTCAATTATTAGGTGCTGGAGGATCTACAGAGAGTATTGAAAGTACCCAAAGTGCTCACAGTGCACCCGATTTAGATGATAGGCTCAGTACATGTTCAGATAGCAGTCACAATTCGTGCACGACACAACCAATGAATATTGAACAATTACAACAGATAGTACGAATGCAAGAAGAAA GTTTGAGACAAGATACGAGACCTCAGTTAAAGCGAGTGCTAGAAAATACATGGATAGATATGAAAACAGATTTACATTCTGCTATAGTTAAGAATGGAGTTGATGGTTGTGAAGGTGATGATTCGCCACTTAGTATAGATTTCACTTTTAAAACAAGTTCTCCAATATTAAGTCCAACTAGATCTAGTCAGTCAATAAATACTGATG GCCAATCTACAGAAACTGTAGTAAAACAACAAAATGATACAGAGGTGGTGAAAAAAGTCGAG GCGTTTAATAAACCAATGATGAAAGTTGAAAACAAAACAAGACTGCGACAACCAACGAATTGGAATAGTGGAAATAGGCCTCCAAATGTTATGAGCGCTATTCCTAGACCACCATCACGCATACCAGCTCCCCGGTTTGCCAGGCCAATTGTAAAGAACATTCAAGGTGATATAAAACGAGGATACATGTAA